The genomic DNA ACTTTGAAAATGCTTGCATACCTGGTTCTCCTCAATGACCCGGTTCCAGGATCACTTATCGGAATCGAAGAACCTGAAAACCAGCTTCACCCCCTGCTCCTCCCTCACCTTGCAGAAGAATTTCATAAAGCAACAAGCAGGACGCAATTACTGGTGACAACCCACTCACCTGCCCTTATCAACGAAGCAAAACCGGAAGAAGTCTTCTCGATCTACCGGGATGAAGATGGATATACCAGGGCAGAACGGCTGTCAGATATCGAAGAACTGAAAGGCTTTCTGGAGGAAAAGATCCCTCTCGGAGATCTCTGGATGGAGAATTTTGTCCCGAACAGTGATCCCATTACCTATTCCAGATACCAATGAAGATTGACATTCTGGTTGAAGAGCCATCCATGAAAGGATTTCTGGAGCCAGTTCTTCCAAAGATTATACTTCCTCCGGATACCTGGAGTATCCATGTTTTGTCTTGCTTTAAGACTAAACTTGAAAAACGGCTTCGAGGATTTACTCATCAGGACCCAGGAAAATACAGAATAATCATCATAAGTGACCTTGATCGAAAGGATTGCAGGGAGATGAAACAATGGCTCGAAGAAATCGTCCATCGGGCTGGTCTTCATACAAAAACCAACCCAGATATGGATGGTTCCTATTCGGTGATAACAAGACTTGCAATTCAGGAACTCGAATCATGGATATTAGGAGATTTCCGAGCAATACATGCGGTTTATAGTCGTGTCCCGGAAACACTTGGAACCCATACGAAATATAAAACTCCTGATAATGTAGGAAATACCTGGGAATCACTTCATGCTTTGCTGAAAAAAGGTGGGTACTGTGGTGACATCTATCCAAAGATTGAAGTAGCCCGAAAGGTAGCTTCACATATCGACCCTCACATGAATCAGTCTCAAAGTTTTCAGATAT from Methanospirillum hungatei JF-1 includes the following:
- a CDS encoding DUF4276 family protein; the protein is MKIDILVEEPSMKGFLEPVLPKIILPPDTWSIHVLSCFKTKLEKRLRGFTHQDPGKYRIIIISDLDRKDCREMKQWLEEIVHRAGLHTKTNPDMDGSYSVITRLAIQELESWILGDFRAIHAVYSRVPETLGTHTKYKTPDNVGNTWESLHALLKKGGYCGDIYPKIEVARKVASHIDPHMNQSQSFQIFLQGLNTLLSPSSTST